Proteins found in one Thalassophryne amazonica chromosome 1, fThaAma1.1, whole genome shotgun sequence genomic segment:
- the sox17 gene encoding transcription factor SOX-17 produces the protein MSSPDAGYASDDQTQARCTMSVMMPGMGHCQWADPLSPLGDTKVKNEPCASGSGNQNRSKSEPRIRRPMNAFMVWAKDERKRLAQQNPDLHNAELSKMLGKSWKALPVTEKQPFVEEAERLRVQHMQDHPNYKYRPRRRKQVKRIKRLDSGFLVHGVSDHQAASMPIDGLGLGYHEHGFQLPPQPLSHYRDTQVLGGTSYETYSLPTPDTSPLDAVESESMFFPAHSQEECQMMPAYSYHSQVPEYPTHDPHSNHVANPILHRHPTSAPEQPQSAPLPPSYMGCTNSLAMYYTQHCTPTHTKRHAGHGAGQLSPPPDAHPHPAESVEQMHHSELLSEVDRSEFEQYLSSSSGRVDATGLPYGQHESGMQGPDSLISSVLSDASTAVYYCSYNNS, from the exons ATGAGCAGTCCCGATGCGGGTTACGCCAGCGACGATCAGACCCAGGCAAGGTGTACGATGTCAGTCATGATGCCTGGAATGGGACACTGCCAGTGGGCCGACCCTCTCAGTCCTCTCGGGGACACTAAAGTGAAAAACGAGCCGTGCGCGTCCGGCTCCGGCAACCAGAACCGCAGCAAGAGCGAACCGCGGATCCGACGTCCCATGAACGCGTTTATGGTTTGGGCAAAGGATGAGCGCAAAAGACTGGCGCAGCAAAACCCGGATTTGCACAACGCGGAGCTGAGCAAAATGTTGG GGAAATCATGGAAAGCCCTTCCTGTCACCGAAAAGCAGCCCTTTGTGGAGGAGGCTGAGCGGCTGCGGGTTCAGCACATGCAGGATCACCCCAACTACAAGTATCGACCTAGGCGGCGGAAGCAGGTGAAGAGGATTAAGAGGCTGGACTCTGGATTTCTGGTCCACGGCGTGTCCGATCACCAGGCCGCGTCGATGCCTATAGACGGTCTGGGGCTTGGTTACCATGagcatggtttccagctgcccccTCAACCTCTCAGCCACTACCGTGACACCCAGGTGCTCGGCGGCACCTCGTATGAAACCTACAGCCTGCCCACGCCTGACACCTCTCCGCTGGACGCCGTTGAATCAGAATCCATGTTTTTCCCTGCTCATTCGCAGGAGGAGTGTCAGATGATGCCTGCGTACTCCTACCACTCCCAGGTCCCAGAGTACCCGACCCACGATCCCCACTCCAACCATGTTGCCAACCCCATCCTGCACCGGCACCCCACCTCAGCTCCGGAGCAGCCTCAGTCTGCCCCGCTCCCTCCTTCCTACATGGGATGCACCAACTCTCTGGCCATGTACTACACCCAGCACTGCACTCCCACTCACACCAAACGGCATGCCGGCCACGGGGCAGGACAGCTCTCCCCTCCGCCTGACGCTCACCCCCACCCGGCGGAGAGCGTGGAGCAGATGCACCATTCCGAGTTGCTGAGCGAGGTGGACCGCAGTGAGTTTGAGCAGTATTTGAGTTCCTCGTCTGGGCGTGTGGATGCCACAGGCTTACCATACGGGCAGCATGAGTCCGGCATGCAGGGACCCGACAGCCTGATCTCATCGGTGCTGTCAGACGCCAGCACAGCTGTGTATTACTGCAGCTATAACAACTCCTAA